A single Methanocaldococcus bathoardescens DNA region contains:
- a CDS encoding DUF166 domain-containing protein, translated as MKAVFIYHRGNERMEKFYKNLLNEPDFCRICDDCYNCRGDWSFKDNVKNIVIDEVYEEFIDNPYDYLPELPEGDVCIAQLHEDLLYELPLLLKEKNYKALIVPSETPHDLSPALRRDLKRVCKEYNIEFENPKPFCSLEKKEDNEFINKFIDYFKIGKPELEIEVENNVIKDIKVKISAPCGETYYIAKRLKGKTLDNLKEEIANAHHNYPCLGSMEMDKELGDTILHKAGYIAIESIEKAIKK; from the coding sequence ATGAAAGCAGTATTTATCTATCACAGAGGAAATGAGAGAATGGAAAAATTCTATAAAAATTTATTAAATGAACCAGATTTTTGTAGAATTTGTGATGATTGCTACAACTGCAGAGGGGATTGGAGCTTCAAAGATAATGTAAAAAATATTGTCATTGATGAAGTTTATGAAGAATTTATAGACAATCCTTACGATTATCTCCCAGAACTTCCAGAAGGAGATGTTTGTATTGCTCAACTTCATGAAGATTTGTTGTATGAACTTCCTTTATTGTTAAAAGAAAAAAATTACAAAGCTTTAATTGTTCCTTCTGAAACTCCACATGATTTATCCCCTGCATTAAGAAGAGATTTAAAGAGAGTCTGCAAAGAGTATAATATAGAATTCGAAAATCCGAAACCATTCTGCTCATTAGAGAAAAAAGAAGATAATGAGTTTATAAACAAATTTATTGATTATTTTAAGATAGGAAAACCAGAATTAGAAATAGAAGTTGAGAATAATGTTATTAAAGATATTAAAGTTAAAATCTCTGCCCCATGTGGAGAGACATACTATATAGCCAAAAGATTGAAAGGAAAAACATTAGACAATTTAAAAGAAGAGATAGCAAATGCTCATCACAATTATCCATGCTTAGGTAGTATGGAAATGGATAAAGAGTTAGGAGACACTATTTTACATAAAGCTGGTTATATTGCAATTGAAAGCATTGAAAAAGCTATAAAAAAATAA
- a CDS encoding arsenate reductase/protein-tyrosine-phosphatase family protein produces MKILFVCIHNKRRSVMAEAFAKKFGLNAFSAGVEKTDGIDEKVVEVLKEKNLEAKEKPQTIDEVVKEVGEFDVVVTMGCLNSCPFVPAKKHIGWNIENPAGKDIEVYRKVRDEIEEKVKELANSLKDI; encoded by the coding sequence ATGAAGATTCTATTTGTTTGTATTCACAACAAAAGAAGAAGTGTAATGGCAGAAGCATTTGCAAAGAAATTTGGATTAAATGCATTCAGTGCTGGAGTTGAAAAAACAGACGGCATTGATGAAAAAGTTGTTGAGGTTTTAAAAGAAAAAAATTTAGAAGCAAAGGAAAAGCCACAAACAATAGATGAAGTTGTGAAAGAAGTTGGAGAGTTTGATGTAGTTGTTACTATGGGTTGCTTAAACTCTTGCCCTTTCGTTCCAGCAAAAAAACACATAGGTTGGAATATTGAAAACCCTGCAGGGAAGGATATTGAAGTCTATAGAAAAGTTAGAGATGAGATTGAAGAGAAAGTTAAGGAACTCGCAAATTCCTTAAAAGATATTTAA
- a CDS encoding TatD family hydrolase — translation MIDAHTHLDVRSFEDLEKMALSGIETIITCAHDPYKMSVPEVYLDHWDRLINLEVKRGKMAGVEVKVAVGVHPMGYPKNWEVLIKKLPEFLENENVVAIGETGLHYLTEDEKNLLREQLILAKDYNMPIIVHTPEKNKKEALIEILKILDEVKIKDDLVMIDHINKETVDLIDRNVYVGLTVQPSMKISHEEAAEIIKNYNKRFILSSDLGSLKADIYALPRTKLYMKKNGVEEEKIIDSVYKNAKEFYRL, via the coding sequence ATGATTGATGCCCACACGCATTTAGATGTTAGGAGTTTTGAGGATTTAGAAAAAATGGCATTGAGTGGAATTGAGACAATTATAACCTGTGCCCATGACCCATACAAAATGAGTGTTCCAGAGGTTTATTTAGACCATTGGGATAGGTTGATTAATTTAGAAGTAAAAAGAGGAAAAATGGCAGGAGTTGAAGTTAAGGTAGCGGTTGGTGTTCATCCTATGGGATATCCAAAGAATTGGGAAGTTTTGATAAAAAAACTTCCTGAATTTTTAGAGAATGAGAATGTCGTTGCTATTGGAGAGACAGGATTGCATTATTTAACAGAGGATGAGAAAAACCTTTTGAGAGAACAGTTGATTTTAGCAAAAGATTACAACATGCCTATAATAGTTCATACACCAGAGAAAAATAAGAAAGAGGCATTAATTGAAATCCTAAAGATTTTAGATGAAGTTAAAATAAAGGATGATTTAGTTATGATTGACCACATAAACAAAGAGACTGTGGATTTAATCGATAGGAACGTTTATGTTGGTTTAACTGTTCAGCCATCAATGAAAATAAGCCATGAAGAAGCGGCAGAGATAATAAAAAATTATAATAAGAGATTCATTTTAAGCAGTGATTTAGGAAGTTTAAAGGCAGATATCTATGCATTACCAAGAACTAAATTATATATGAAAAAAAATGGTGTTGAGGAAGAGAAAATAATTGATTCAGTTTATAAAAATGCAAAGGAATTTTATAGGTTATAG
- a CDS encoding DsrE family protein, whose translation MVKSLITLILKPPYGSEDSFAGLMFALSQIASGIIEKSDVVLMHDGVYNAKANQKPEAIGMPSIIDIINNLQAFGCKIYCIEEDLKEREIEDVVDGIEIIKSEKLKDILEEYDEIITF comes from the coding sequence ATGGTTAAATCGCTAATTACTCTAATTTTAAAACCACCTTACGGGAGTGAGGACTCATTTGCAGGTTTGATGTTTGCACTCTCTCAAATTGCGAGTGGGATTATTGAAAAATCGGATGTTGTTTTAATGCATGATGGGGTTTATAATGCCAAAGCTAACCAAAAACCAGAGGCAATAGGGATGCCGTCAATCATTGACATTATAAACAATTTGCAGGCATTTGGATGCAAAATTTATTGCATTGAGGAAGATTTAAAAGAGAGAGAAATTGAGGATGTTGTAGATGGCATTGAAATCATAAAATCTGAAAAGTTAAAAGACATATTAGAAGAGTATGATGAAATAATCACATTTTAA
- a CDS encoding DsrE/DsrF/TusD sulfur relay family protein: MKTLTIILKSGSMMNMDPNFALKLADAALKKGYNVNLFCYGEGVTVIKKGQNPKRFPNIEKICRNLMEKGLKVAACSTCSIARGIYEEDAIEGCKIGSLTNDLSQFIADSDRVITLTR, translated from the coding sequence ATGAAAACATTAACCATTATTCTAAAATCTGGTTCTATGATGAACATGGATCCAAACTTTGCTTTAAAATTGGCTGATGCTGCTTTAAAAAAAGGTTATAATGTAAATTTATTCTGCTACGGGGAGGGAGTTACAGTTATTAAAAAAGGCCAAAATCCAAAAAGATTTCCAAATATAGAAAAGATTTGCAGGAATCTTATGGAAAAAGGATTAAAGGTTGCTGCATGTAGCACATGCTCAATTGCAAGAGGAATATATGAGGAAGATGCCATTGAAGGGTGTAAAATAGGAAGCTTAACTAACGATTTATCCCAATTTATAGCAGACAGTGATAGGGTTATTACCTTAACAAGGTGA
- a CDS encoding DsrE/DsrF/DrsH-like family protein has product MADKMALVVSEGTFDKAMMAFILGTIGATMGMEVHIFFTFFGLEILKKNAKPKLPGIYKLFGSLGVKMMEKKMKKENIGSFEEVRQQAIDLGVKLYACSTSMSVMGIKKEDLIDGVEVVGATKFLDIAMDAKIQLFIG; this is encoded by the coding sequence ATGGCAGACAAAATGGCACTTGTTGTCTCGGAAGGGACATTTGATAAGGCAATGATGGCTTTTATCCTTGGAACTATTGGAGCTACAATGGGAATGGAAGTTCATATATTCTTTACATTTTTTGGATTAGAGATTCTAAAGAAAAACGCAAAACCAAAACTTCCGGGGATTTATAAGTTGTTTGGAAGTTTAGGGGTAAAAATGATGGAAAAGAAAATGAAAAAAGAGAATATTGGAAGTTTTGAAGAAGTGAGACAACAGGCTATTGATTTGGGAGTTAAATTATATGCATGTAGTACTTCCATGAGTGTTATGGGAATAAAAAAGGAAGATTTAATTGATGGGGTTGAAGTTGTTGGTGCTACAAAGTTTTTAGATATTGCAATGGATGCAAAGATTCAACTTTTTATAGGGTGA
- a CDS encoding sulfurtransferase TusA family protein: METLDARGLQCPMPIVELAKKMKELKEGEVLELIADDPGAKEDVPAWCKRTGNELIEMTEENGIFKFKIRKK; encoded by the coding sequence ATGGAAACACTTGATGCAAGAGGTTTGCAGTGTCCAATGCCAATTGTAGAGTTGGCTAAAAAAATGAAAGAATTAAAAGAGGGGGAGGTTTTAGAGCTTATTGCTGATGACCCGGGAGCTAAGGAAGATGTTCCTGCATGGTGTAAAAGAACAGGAAATGAGTTAATTGAAATGACTGAAGAAAATGGTATCTTTAAATTCAAAATTAGGAAAAAATAG
- a CDS encoding 4Fe-4S dicluster domain-containing protein, whose amino-acid sequence MKVTINYDLCKGPECAECVNACPMEVFEIQGDKVVVAREEDCTGCGVCMDVCPTNAVKVED is encoded by the coding sequence GTGAAAGTAACAATAAACTACGACTTGTGTAAAGGCCCAGAATGTGCAGAGTGTGTAAACGCTTGCCCAATGGAAGTTTTTGAAATTCAGGGAGATAAAGTAGTTGTTGCAAGAGAAGAAGATTGTACAGGATGTGGAGTTTGTATGGATGTATGTCCAACAAATGCTGTAAAAGTTGAAGATTAA
- a CDS encoding cupin domain-containing protein — protein sequence MIEKVYEFKKDATTKVVEKIVNTEHVQINHIVLPKGEQMPKHYSNSYVHLIIIKGEMTLTLEDQEPHNYKEGTIVYVPFNVKMLIQNLNSDILEFFVVKAPHPKKLNAPEEAIKCE from the coding sequence ATGATAGAAAAAGTTTATGAATTTAAAAAGGATGCTACAACAAAGGTTGTTGAAAAAATTGTCAATACCGAGCATGTTCAAATCAACCATATTGTACTGCCAAAAGGAGAGCAAATGCCTAAACACTATTCAAACTCTTACGTACATTTGATAATTATCAAAGGGGAGATGACTTTAACCTTAGAAGACCAAGAACCACACAACTACAAAGAAGGAACTATTGTATATGTCCCATTTAATGTAAAGATGCTCATTCAAAACTTAAATTCTGATATATTAGAGTTCTTTGTAGTAAAAGCTCCACATCCAAAGAAATTAAATGCTCCAGAGGAAGCAATAAAGTGCGAATAA
- the hcp gene encoding hydroxylamine reductase: protein MEYTPRPTNMFCFQCQEAARNEGCTVVGVCGKRDNVANLQDLLVYTIKGLCYACEKGNYLDDEVMEYIPKALFVTITNVNFDDNDVISWIKKGVELREKVIEKANLNKEELPHCATWTYENDDDIIELSKAKEVSVLAEDNEDIRSLKELITYGIKGIGAYLSHAMHLGYNNEEIHKFIVKAMTKLVDSKDADELFNLAMETGKYAVETLALLDKANTETYGHPEITEVNLGVRDRPGILISGHDLKDLEQLLEQTKGTGVDVYTHCEMLPAHYYPFFKKYEHFVGNYGGSWPHQTEEFEKFNGPIIMTTNCLVPPKDSYKDRVYVTNEVGYPGLKRIPVREDGTKDFSEVIEHAKKCKPPTPLEEGKIIGGFAHNQILALADKIIEAVKSGKIRKFVVMAGCDGRHKTREYYTEFAKKLPKDTVILTCGCAKYRFIKLDLGDIDGIPRVLDAGQCNDSYSLAVVALKLKEVLGLEDINDLPIAYNIAWYEQKAVAVLLALLYLGVKNIVLGPTIPAFLSPNVVKVLVEKFGISTISTVDEDIKRLVG from the coding sequence ATGGAATACACTCCAAGACCAACAAATATGTTCTGTTTCCAGTGCCAAGAGGCTGCAAGAAATGAAGGATGTACAGTAGTGGGGGTTTGTGGGAAGAGAGATAATGTAGCAAACCTTCAAGATTTATTGGTTTATACTATAAAAGGTTTATGCTATGCATGTGAGAAAGGTAACTACTTAGATGATGAAGTTATGGAATACATACCAAAGGCGTTATTTGTAACAATAACAAATGTCAACTTTGACGATAATGATGTAATAAGTTGGATAAAGAAAGGAGTAGAGTTGAGAGAAAAAGTTATTGAAAAAGCTAATTTAAATAAAGAAGAACTTCCTCACTGTGCTACATGGACTTATGAAAATGATGATGACATAATAGAATTATCAAAGGCAAAAGAAGTCAGTGTCTTGGCAGAAGATAATGAAGATATAAGGTCTTTAAAAGAGCTTATAACTTATGGGATTAAGGGAATTGGAGCTTATTTAAGCCATGCAATGCATCTTGGATACAACAATGAAGAAATCCATAAGTTTATAGTTAAAGCAATGACAAAACTTGTTGATAGTAAAGATGCTGATGAGTTATTCAATTTAGCAATGGAAACTGGAAAATATGCAGTAGAAACATTGGCATTATTAGACAAAGCAAACACTGAAACTTATGGACATCCAGAAATAACTGAAGTTAACTTAGGAGTTAGAGACAGACCAGGAATATTAATTAGCGGTCACGACTTAAAAGATTTAGAGCAGTTATTAGAGCAAACTAAGGGAACTGGAGTTGATGTCTATACACACTGTGAGATGTTACCAGCACACTACTATCCATTCTTCAAGAAGTATGAGCACTTCGTTGGAAATTACGGTGGTTCATGGCCACATCAAACAGAAGAGTTTGAGAAATTTAACGGCCCAATAATCATGACAACAAACTGTTTAGTTCCACCAAAGGATTCATACAAAGATAGAGTTTATGTAACAAATGAAGTAGGATATCCAGGATTGAAGAGAATTCCTGTAAGAGAAGATGGAACTAAAGATTTCTCAGAAGTTATTGAACACGCTAAAAAGTGTAAGCCACCAACACCACTTGAAGAAGGAAAAATCATTGGAGGATTCGCTCATAATCAAATTTTAGCATTGGCAGATAAGATAATTGAAGCAGTCAAGAGCGGAAAGATAAGAAAATTCGTTGTAATGGCTGGATGTGATGGAAGACACAAGACAAGAGAATACTACACTGAATTTGCTAAGAAATTACCAAAAGACACAGTTATATTGACATGTGGATGTGCAAAATACAGATTCATTAAATTAGATTTAGGAGACATTGATGGAATTCCGAGAGTTTTAGACGCTGGGCAGTGTAATGACAGCTATTCATTAGCAGTAGTTGCATTGAAGTTGAAAGAAGTTCTTGGATTAGAAGACATAAATGACCTTCCAATCGCTTACAACATTGCATGGTATGAGCAAAAGGCAGTTGCTGTCTTATTAGCATTGCTCTACTTAGGAGTTAAGAATATAGTATTAGGTCCAACAATACCAGCATTCTTATCACCAAATGTGGTGAAAGTATTAGTTGAGAAGTTTGGAATTTCAACAATCTCAACAGTTGATGAAGATATTAAGAGATTAGTTGGATAA
- a CDS encoding ATP-binding protein, which yields MKITRYRVEVDQEKCIGYEECGLCIKACEENILIPDPETKKVKVNKEKEIYCDGIGTCLDVCPVNAIKITKEEIEVNEHQHSGHKCPGSMAMTLKRDRKPEKDDDVELSSELMNWPIQLHLLNPTAPYFKNAELLIAADCVPFAYANFHKKFLKGKVLAIGCPKLDDTSGYIEKIRAIVKLNNIKKVDVVIMSVPCCHGLYALVKKALEGIDCEIKKHVISIDGKVLE from the coding sequence ATGAAAATAACGAGATATAGAGTTGAAGTTGACCAGGAAAAATGTATTGGTTATGAAGAATGTGGGCTGTGTATTAAAGCGTGTGAAGAAAATATTCTAATCCCAGACCCAGAAACTAAAAAGGTTAAGGTTAATAAAGAAAAAGAAATTTATTGCGATGGAATAGGAACATGTTTAGATGTATGCCCGGTAAATGCAATAAAAATAACAAAAGAAGAAATTGAAGTTAATGAACATCAACATTCAGGACATAAATGCCCTGGTTCAATGGCAATGACATTAAAAAGAGATAGAAAACCAGAAAAAGATGATGATGTAGAGCTAAGTTCAGAGCTAATGAATTGGCCTATACAACTCCATCTATTGAATCCAACTGCTCCATACTTCAAAAATGCGGAACTTCTTATAGCAGCAGATTGTGTTCCATTTGCTTATGCTAATTTCCACAAAAAATTCTTAAAAGGAAAGGTTTTAGCTATTGGATGTCCTAAATTGGATGACACTTCAGGATATATAGAGAAAATAAGAGCAATTGTTAAATTAAACAACATTAAAAAAGTTGATGTTGTGATAATGAGCGTTCCTTGCTGTCATGGACTGTATGCTTTAGTAAAGAAAGCTCTTGAGGGAATTGATTGTGAAATAAAAAAGCATGTTATTTCAATTGATGGAAAAGTGTTGGAGTAA
- a CDS encoding CGGC domain-containing protein: protein MTKVAILRCDSAAKTCPAVGCMTAALNKKDTFKDYEDVELVTMITCGGCPGRLGLNQIKQLIEKHGVEVVHFATCMSALKPKCRYAEEMKEEIEKMGAKVVMGSHF, encoded by the coding sequence GTGACAAAGGTAGCAATTTTAAGATGTGACAGTGCAGCAAAGACATGCCCTGCAGTAGGTTGTATGACAGCAGCATTAAACAAGAAAGACACATTTAAGGACTATGAGGATGTTGAACTTGTAACCATGATAACATGTGGTGGATGCCCAGGAAGATTAGGATTGAATCAAATAAAACAATTAATAGAAAAGCATGGAGTAGAAGTTGTTCACTTTGCAACTTGCATGAGTGCATTAAAACCAAAATGTAGATACGCTGAAGAAATGAAGGAAGAGATTGAAAAGATGGGGGCAAAGGTTGTTATGGGCTCACACTTCTAA
- a CDS encoding CopG family ribbon-helix-helix protein, which yields MVNVERISISFSKYLLKEIDDIVKKKGYSSRSELIRDAVRKHILESNSLDKEGNISGIIIVVYTPTKESMEKMSKLYFEYNDVVKSLNQSYITTSCGKNKKVEIFVVEGDAKKISEFYEEISKIDGKIYDKVIVF from the coding sequence ATGGTAAACGTTGAAAGAATTAGTATATCGTTTTCAAAATATCTTTTAAAAGAGATAGACGACATCGTCAAAAAGAAGGGGTATTCAAGTAGGAGTGAATTGATAAGAGATGCTGTAAGAAAACACATTTTGGAAAGTAACTCGTTAGATAAGGAAGGAAACATTAGTGGGATTATTATTGTTGTTTATACACCAACAAAAGAGTCGATGGAAAAAATGAGTAAGTTGTATTTTGAATATAATGATGTGGTTAAATCATTAAATCAATCTTATATAACAACATCATGTGGTAAAAATAAGAAGGTAGAGATTTTTGTTGTTGAAGGGGATGCAAAGAAAATTTCTGAATTTTATGAAGAAATTTCAAAGATTGATGGGAAGATTTATGATAAAGTTATCGTATTCTAA
- a CDS encoding N-glycosylase/DNA lyase, translated as MLIKKIEELKNSEIKNIIDKRIQEFKSFKNKSNEEWFKELCFCILTANFTAEGGIKIQKEIGDGFLTLSREELEEKLKNLGHRFYRKRAEYIVLARKFKNIKDIVESFENEKIAREFLVRNIKGIGYKEASHFLRNVGYDDIAIIDRHILRELYENNYIDEIPKTLNRKKYLKIENILRDIGEEVDLKLSELDLYIWYLRTGKVLK; from the coding sequence ATGCTAATTAAAAAAATTGAAGAGCTAAAAAACTCAGAAATTAAAAATATTATTGACAAAAGAATCCAAGAATTTAAATCTTTTAAAAATAAATCTAACGAAGAGTGGTTTAAAGAACTATGCTTTTGCATCTTAACAGCTAATTTTACAGCTGAAGGAGGAATAAAAATACAAAAAGAAATAGGGGATGGATTTTTAACACTTTCAAGAGAAGAGTTAGAAGAGAAATTAAAAAATTTAGGGCATAGATTTTATAGAAAAAGGGCAGAGTATATTGTTTTAGCACGAAAATTTAAAAATATTAAAGATATAGTCGAAAGTTTTGAAAATGAAAAGATAGCAAGAGAGTTTTTAGTGAGAAATATAAAAGGGATTGGGTATAAAGAGGCAAGCCATTTTTTGAGGAATGTTGGTTATGATGATATTGCCATAATTGACAGGCACATACTAAGAGAGCTTTATGAAAATAATTACATTGATGAAATCCCAAAAACTTTGAATAGGAAAAAATATTTAAAAATTGAAAATATATTGAGAGATATTGGGGAGGAAGTGGATTTAAAACTCTCTGAATTAGATTTATATATATGGTATTTAAGGACAGGAAAAGTTTTAAAGTGA
- a CDS encoding Coenzyme F420 hydrogenase/dehydrogenase, beta subunit C-terminal domain: MKYLSVKSKLNIEAQDGGFTTTFLGYCLESGILDAVVVVRDKNWKPIAYLATNTVELLESPKSKYSISPNNKLLEYATENYDKVGLVGLPCHILGGLQFDLALKVGLFCTKNFHYETIKNIIKERFGLDMDEVVKMNITKGKFVVETLKRTDLVHSEKVVYEIPIKEIEKFCNLGCRVCTDFSAKYADVSVGSVGSEDGWNTLIIRNKMVEDIINEMTEKGLIEVKETVDIKAVEKLENIKKKNEEINKCSAYFAVCPALF, translated from the coding sequence ATGAAATATCTCTCAGTAAAATCAAAATTAAATATTGAAGCACAGGATGGGGGATTTACAACAACCTTTTTAGGTTATTGTTTGGAGAGTGGCATATTAGATGCAGTAGTAGTTGTTAGAGATAAAAATTGGAAACCAATTGCTTATTTAGCTACAAACACAGTTGAGTTATTGGAATCACCGAAGAGCAAATACTCTATCTCACCAAACAACAAGTTATTAGAGTATGCAACCGAAAATTATGATAAAGTTGGGTTGGTTGGTTTGCCTTGCCATATATTGGGAGGATTGCAGTTTGATTTAGCTTTAAAAGTTGGATTGTTCTGCACTAAAAACTTCCACTATGAAACAATAAAAAACATTATAAAAGAGAGATTTGGACTTGATATGGATGAAGTTGTTAAAATGAACATTACAAAAGGAAAATTTGTTGTTGAAACCTTAAAAAGAACAGATTTAGTCCATTCAGAAAAAGTTGTTTATGAAATTCCAATAAAAGAGATTGAAAAATTCTGCAACTTAGGATGTAGAGTTTGCACCGATTTCTCAGCAAAATACGCAGATGTATCAGTTGGAAGTGTGGGAAGTGAAGATGGGTGGAACACTTTAATTATAAGAAATAAGATGGTTGAAGATATAATAAATGAAATGACTGAGAAAGGATTAATTGAGGTTAAAGAGACAGTTGATATTAAAGCAGTTGAAAAATTAGAAAACATTAAGAAGAAAAATGAAGAGATTAACAAATGTTCTGCATACTTTGCTGTATGTCCAGCGCTCTTTTAA
- a CDS encoding NADH-quinone oxidoreductase subunit B family protein translates to MTGCGSCGKIIKNIEKKYYNKLKEKGIALVGGAVNLDDEEEVKKIKEIRKNSKILIAVGSCAVSGGFQRMLIGLENGFPQRFVRVGDVVKVDYAIIGCPPDEEEVERVVKAVIEKDREVVDSYLILKPYEVIAGKPLIDAYMKVNEVLLTSNKELCLGCDDKPINDEFCTGCGTCVAKCPANALTIDEKPKVNISKCIKCGTCFFNCIRVKEVV, encoded by the coding sequence ATGACCGGATGCGGTTCTTGTGGTAAGATTATCAAAAATATTGAAAAGAAATATTACAACAAATTAAAAGAAAAAGGCATTGCATTGGTTGGAGGAGCAGTTAATTTAGATGATGAAGAGGAAGTTAAAAAAATAAAAGAAATTAGGAAAAATTCAAAAATATTAATAGCCGTTGGTAGCTGTGCTGTAAGTGGAGGTTTCCAAAGAATGCTTATTGGATTAGAAAACGGATTTCCACAAAGGTTTGTTAGAGTTGGGGATGTTGTTAAAGTAGATTATGCAATAATTGGCTGCCCACCAGATGAAGAAGAGGTTGAAAGAGTAGTTAAAGCAGTTATTGAAAAAGATAGGGAAGTTGTTGATTCATACTTAATACTAAAGCCATACGAGGTTATTGCTGGAAAGCCACTTATTGATGCCTATATGAAAGTTAATGAGGTTTTATTAACTTCAAATAAAGAGCTATGTTTAGGATGTGATGATAAGCCAATAAATGATGAGTTCTGCACCGGTTGTGGAACATGTGTTGCTAAATGCCCAGCAAACGCTCTAACTATTGATGAAAAGCCAAAAGTCAATATAAGCAAGTGTATTAAGTGTGGAACTTGCTTCTTCAACTGTATAAGAGTAAAAGAAGTTGTATAA
- a CDS encoding nickel-dependent hydrogenase large subunit — translation MKIRGFESSMMGRDIDFIPPAMARLCCLNEISHALAGVMAVEKAYNITVPNEGQHLREIARLGEIVEVDAIKLDEFIDTDKLADIGNKIKSILGKKGKYLSVGGILENISDKRKEKLLNLAKEGLNLVNKEFIKLVDERKKKIPLPDVKLIDAYSFDVNKVETNGLPKTALYDGKVVYSGALARMYKEGLINSKNLWDVLSSRMIEIEFSLNKIIVLLNKLKLTQPYMEPIIKDGKAVGEVVIEGGEGIIYHKVELLGREILDYTILTSENFNKAVLDSVDNDEAKRIIQLCERCYYL, via the coding sequence ATGAAAATTAGAGGATTTGAGAGCTCAATGATGGGGAGAGATATAGATTTTATTCCCCCAGCAATGGCAAGATTATGTTGCTTAAATGAAATTTCCCATGCATTAGCAGGAGTTATGGCTGTTGAGAAAGCTTATAATATAACAGTCCCAAATGAAGGACAGCATTTGAGAGAAATTGCAAGATTGGGAGAGATTGTTGAAGTAGATGCAATAAAGTTAGATGAATTCATAGATACAGACAAATTGGCAGATATTGGAAACAAAATAAAATCAATTTTAGGAAAAAAAGGAAAATATTTAAGTGTTGGTGGAATTTTAGAAAATATAAGTGACAAAAGAAAAGAAAAATTACTAAATTTAGCAAAAGAAGGATTAAACTTAGTTAATAAGGAATTTATTAAGTTAGTTGATGAGAGAAAGAAAAAGATTCCATTGCCAGATGTTAAGTTAATTGACGCTTACAGCTTTGATGTTAATAAAGTAGAAACAAATGGATTACCAAAAACAGCACTTTATGATGGAAAAGTAGTTTATAGTGGAGCTTTGGCGAGAATGTATAAAGAGGGGCTAATAAATTCAAAAAACTTATGGGATGTGTTATCTTCAAGGATGATTGAAATAGAATTCTCATTAAATAAAATTATTGTGCTTTTAAACAAGTTAAAATTAACACAGCCATACATGGAGCCAATTATAAAGGATGGAAAGGCTGTTGGGGAAGTTGTTATAGAAGGGGGAGAAGGAATTATTTATCACAAAGTTGAGCTACTTGGAAGAGAGATTTTGGATTATACAATATTAACAAGTGAAAACTTCAACAAAGCAGTATTAGATAGCGTAGATAACGATGAAGCAAAAAGAATCATTCAGCTTTGTGAAAGATGTTACTATTTATAA